Genomic segment of Fusobacterium simiae:
CATCTTTCTGCTATTAGAGGTTCTTTCTCTAATCTGTCAAAATATCTTTCCATTCCTTATAATCCTCCTAAAAACTTATTTTATTAATTTTGTAAGTGCTTCACTTTTCTTTACCCATTCACTATTTGGAAACTCTTGTTTTAAAAGTCTTAAATATTTTGTAACTTCTACTTTATTTCCAAGTTTAGCATAAGAACTTGCTATATTATAATAGATTTCTGGCTTTTTGTCTTGTATTTTTTCAGTAGAAAGAGATTTTTTAAAGTTTTCTATTGCTACTCTAGGATTTGAATTTAAGTTTTTCATAGCCTTTTCATAGTAGCTTTCCCCTTTATTTTCGACTTTTGAACCTGATGAACCTCCTACTTTTATTGGTGTAGAACCGTCAATAACTGCTTTTAATTTTTCTCTTACAACTTCATTGGCAATTTCTGATGATTCTCCTTTTGTTTTTTCTATAAATACTTTATCATTTCTATCTAAACTCTCTTTATTTCCAACATACTCTTGTAAAGCACTTTTCAATTCTGAATTATTTGTATTATATGTCTCAGATGGAACAAAAATATTCTTATTAGTTAGTTTAGCTACTCTAAGTATAGTAGCTTTTTCACTATCTGAATATGAAGAAAACTCATTTTTTACTCCTGCTAATGCTTCATTCATCAATGAATTACTTCTAATATCATAAGCATATTTTAAGAATAAATAATTAACTTCTTTTGAATATCTTCCTGCTGGAAACATCATTTTATAAAGAGTAACTGCATTTTCTAAATCTTTACTTCTATTTTCAGAATTTTGTACTATTATATCATAAACTTCTTTTTCAGAAAAATTGTATTTTGCTATAACAGCAACATTTATTTTCCTATTTAAACTATTATCTACATAAGTTGATAATATATATTGCCCTTGATATACACTTCTAAAACTAACTTTTCCATTTGAAAGGTTAATTTTTGTGTTTGTATTTTTTGGAGAAGCAGTGAGTTTTATTGCTTTTTCATTATCAAGAGGGAATATTAAAGTTTCTCCCAAACCAACAGTATAATCATTTTTTACATTATCATCCACTTTTTTTATAGAACCTTTTAAATTACCTTTTACTATTGATAGATATTCTTTTATATTTTCATTATTGGCTTCTTTGCTTACAACTTCACCATCGCTGTCTTCTATTTTAGCCTCTCCTGGAATTTGAAGTTCTCCTCCAATTTCTCTAATTGGTCCACTATCTTTTCTTTCATCTAAATTATTTAATCCACTACAACCAACTAGGATCCCTGCAACTATCATTATTGATAATTTCTTTAACATCTTCTCTCCCTTCCTTTTTAACATACTCTATTGTTATTTTTATTCTATTTATTTCATTATGGTTTTCATCAAACAAGATATATGAAAATTGAAAACTTTTATTTTTAATATTATAAGAGTATTTTTCTCCTAATACAAGAAAATTTTGTTTAAAATTCTCTATTTCATAAAAAAATTTATTCTTCTCTCCATTAAATTTTAAATTAATATTTAATTTATTTTCTGAATTTCTAATTAAAGACAACTCTTTATTCTTTAATCTTATAGAATATTCATTTTGAGAATTTTTTAAAAAGAAATTTATATTTTCAATATCTTCTTTTAATTCTCCTTCAATTTCTCCAATCAATTCTTCTAAACTTTCTTCATTATAACTGTCTTTTATTTTTAAAATAAAGTTCCCTTTTATAGCTTTACCTCCTACTCAGAACTATTTATGATATTTTATATTATTAGATATTGCAAACCATCTGTATATCTGTTCTAAAAGAATAAGCCTTATAAGTTGATGAGGAAAAGTAAAATATGAAAATTTTAATTTCATATCAACTGAATTTTTTACTTCTTTATTAACTCCATTAGAACCACCAATAATAAAATTTATACTGCTTATTCCCTTATTTTTTAAGTCATCAATATATTTAGACATATTTTCAGAAGTAATTTCTTTTCCATCTAAATCTAAAAGGATATTATATGAATTAGACTTTGAAATTTGTTTTAATATCTCTGAACTTTCTTTTTCAATAGAAATACTTATACTATCCTCTTTATTATATTCTTTTAATTCAATAATATTAAGAGTGGCAAAACTTATCATTCTTTTAGAAAATTCTGCAATACCGTCATTTATATATCTGTCTTTTATTTTTCCAATACAAATAATATTTATATTCAAAATTTCACCTTTATTTTCTTTTAAAAAGTTTTTCTAAATCTAGTAAAGACATCTTTACTATAATAGGTCTGCCATGAGGACAAGTATATTCCCCAACTTCATGAAGTTTAGCAACCATAGAATACATTTCTTCAAGTGTTAATTTATGATTGGCTTTTATTGCTCCCTTACAAGACATTGAAACAATTATATTTTCCCTTATATCAACATCCTTATTTTTTGAAATATTATCCAATATTTCTCTAAAAATATTTTCATAACTATCTCTTAAATTCATAGTTGGTATACTTCTCAATAAAATCTCATTTTTATCAAAGTCATCTATATCAAAACCAAAGCTTGAGAAAATTTCAATATTTTCTAAGGCTAGTTGCTTTTCTCTTGGATCTAACTCAAATCTTATTGGTACTAAAAGATTTTGCTTAGACATAGAATGATTATAGTATTCTTGTTTCAATTTTTCATACAATATTCTTTCATGTATTATATGTTGGTCATAAATTTCAAGTAAACCATTTCTTTCAACTAAAATAAAAGTATCAAATACCTGACCTATTACTTTAAAATCAATATTTTTTAAACTTGAAAAATCATCAAATATTTTTCCTCTGCTAGTATCCTCAGTATCAAAAATATATTTATCTTTTATTTCAATAGAGTTAGATTTATTATCTTCAAGTTTATCTGCTCTATTTTCAATATTAGTTTTTTGCCTATCAATAAAATTTGAATTACTACTTGAATTATTAAAAACTTCTACATTTTCTTTAACTTCATTTAGATTAAAATTACTTTCTAAACTCTTCTTAGAAGTTTCTATCTTACTATTCACATTAACAATATTTTCTTTTTCAGTTTCAATATTTTTATAATCTTTTTTTGAATAATCCTCTTTTTCTACAACAGATAATTGAGAAAAATCTTGCATATCATCTTTAAAATCGTTTATATCTAAAAAATTATTATTTTTTGTTTCAATAACTTTATTTTCTTTAATTTCATTATCTGCCTCTATGTGAGGAGAAATAAAATCCTCATCATCTAAAAAAAATTTTTCAATTTCAGATTTTACCAAATCATATATAGCATTTTGATTGGCAAATTTTACAACTTTCTTTGAGGGATGCACATTTACATCAATTTCCCTTGGTTCTACTTCTAAGAATATTAAGGCTGTTGGATATTTCCCCTTCATAAGTTTTGTATGATAAGCATTTATAACTGCTTCTTCAACTATTTTTGATTTAACAGAACGACCATTGATAAAAACAAAGATAGAATCTCTATTTGCTTTAAATAAGTTAGTATTTCCTAAATATCCAAGTGAAAATTTAGAAAAATTTTTTAAATAATTTTTTCCAAATATTTCCAGTATAGCATTTTCTATTCCATTTCCACTTGTTTTTATACTTTCTTTTCCCTCTATATTTAGAATAAACCTAACATTTGGATTAGCCAATGCTTCCCTTAAAAATACATCTTTTATATTTAAATATTCAGTACTTTCTTTCCTTAAAAATTTTTTTCTTGCAGGTGTATTATAGAATAAATCTTTTATTTCTATTTGTGTTCCAACATTTCTTTGAATATCTTTTAGATTAGTTACTTTTCCACCTAAAACATTCATTTGAGTTCCGTTTTGCATATCATTTGTTCTTGAAGATAAAATCATTTTAGAAACTGAAGCTATAGAAGATAGTGCTTCTCCTCTAAAACCATAAGTCCTTATATTAAATAAATCATCTTTTGTGAAAATTTTACTTGTTGCATGTCTTTCAATGGATAGAAGTAAATCTTCTTTTGACATTCCACAACCACTATCACTTATAGAAATATCAAGTCCTCCATTCCACACCTCTAATTTAATTTCTTTACTTCCTGCATCTAATGAGTTTTCTATCAATTCCTTAATCATACTAGTAGGATTTTCTACAACTTCTCCAGCTGCTATTGCATTAGAAACACTTTCATCTAAAATTCTAATACGGTTCATCTTTACCTCCAGTATATAAAATATATTATTTTACAGTATAACATTGTAAATAAAGATTTACAACTATATTTTTAAAATAAAAAAGCTACTTCAAAATGAATTAAAATAGCTTCACTAAAATTGATAAAAAACAAAAATATAAAATCTATTTATCTAATAATTTTCCATCAATAGTTATAATTTTTATTTTGAAAGGAATATTCTTATTACTTTCTTTTAATGCTTGAAGTACTGCATTTTCCATGCTTCCACAACATGGATTTTCCATTCTTACTATAGTTATACTTTTTATATCATTTTCCATAAAAATTTTTGTTAATTTAGGAAAATAACTTTCTGTTTTTAATTTTTGACAGCCTATCAATGTTATACAATCTTTCATTAAATCTCTATGAAAATTTCCATAAGCAAAAGCTGTACAATCAGAAGCAATCAAAAAATCTTGATGATCATAAAAAGAAGCTTTTTCTGGAACTAAATCAATTTGAAGTGGCCATTGTTTAATTTCAGAATAATCTTTATCTCCAAATTTTTTAGCCTTTTTTTCTATTTTACCACTGTTAAGTGCATTTACTTTCTCCATTAAACTAAGCATAGTATCACTCTTCCTTATTTATAGTTTTTTCATATAATGAATGCAATATTTTTCTTCTAATTTCTGTCTCATCTTTTAGAGATAATTTTCCCTCTATTCTTTTTTCTTTAATATTAATTTCTTTAATAATTTTTGCTGGTTCACCATTTAATACTAAAATTCTATCTGAAACATAAATAGCCTCTTCTATGTCATGTGTTACAAATAGAGAACTTAGCCCTATACTTTCCTTTAATGTGAGTAAAAGATTAAGAAGTTCTATTCTTTTATATTCATCTAAAGATTTAAAAGCTTCATCTAAAAACAATAGTTCGCCTGCATAATACATTGCTCTTGCAATACTTCCTCTCTGTCTCATCCCTCCACTTAGTTGATAAGGGTAATAATTTGCATAAGCCTCTAAACCAACTGTCTTTAAAATTTCTTGTACCATATTTATATTTCCGCTTATATTTACTAAACGAATATTTTCAAAAAGTGTTAACCATGGTAAT
This window contains:
- the mutL gene encoding DNA mismatch repair endonuclease MutL codes for the protein MNRIRILDESVSNAIAAGEVVENPTSMIKELIENSLDAGSKEIKLEVWNGGLDISISDSGCGMSKEDLLLSIERHATSKIFTKDDLFNIRTYGFRGEALSSIASVSKMILSSRTNDMQNGTQMNVLGGKVTNLKDIQRNVGTQIEIKDLFYNTPARKKFLRKESTEYLNIKDVFLREALANPNVRFILNIEGKESIKTSGNGIENAILEIFGKNYLKNFSKFSLGYLGNTNLFKANRDSIFVFINGRSVKSKIVEEAVINAYHTKLMKGKYPTALIFLEVEPREIDVNVHPSKKVVKFANQNAIYDLVKSEIEKFFLDDEDFISPHIEADNEIKENKVIETKNNNFLDINDFKDDMQDFSQLSVVEKEDYSKKDYKNIETEKENIVNVNSKIETSKKSLESNFNLNEVKENVEVFNNSSSNSNFIDRQKTNIENRADKLEDNKSNSIEIKDKYIFDTEDTSRGKIFDDFSSLKNIDFKVIGQVFDTFILVERNGLLEIYDQHIIHERILYEKLKQEYYNHSMSKQNLLVPIRFELDPREKQLALENIEIFSSFGFDIDDFDKNEILLRSIPTMNLRDSYENIFREILDNISKNKDVDIRENIIVSMSCKGAIKANHKLTLEEMYSMVAKLHEVGEYTCPHGRPIIVKMSLLDLEKLFKRK
- a CDS encoding tetratricopeptide repeat protein; the protein is MLKKLSIMIVAGILVGCSGLNNLDERKDSGPIREIGGELQIPGEAKIEDSDGEVVSKEANNENIKEYLSIVKGNLKGSIKKVDDNVKNDYTVGLGETLIFPLDNEKAIKLTASPKNTNTKINLSNGKVSFRSVYQGQYILSTYVDNSLNRKINVAVIAKYNFSEKEVYDIIVQNSENRSKDLENAVTLYKMMFPAGRYSKEVNYLFLKYAYDIRSNSLMNEALAGVKNEFSSYSDSEKATILRVAKLTNKNIFVPSETYNTNNSELKSALQEYVGNKESLDRNDKVFIEKTKGESSEIANEVVREKLKAVIDGSTPIKVGGSSGSKVENKGESYYEKAMKNLNSNPRVAIENFKKSLSTEKIQDKKPEIYYNIASSYAKLGNKVEVTKYLRLLKQEFPNSEWVKKSEALTKLIK
- a CDS encoding 23S rRNA (pseudouridine(1915)-N(3))-methyltransferase RlmH, whose protein sequence is MNINIICIGKIKDRYINDGIAEFSKRMISFATLNIIELKEYNKEDSISISIEKESSEILKQISKSNSYNILLDLDGKEITSENMSKYIDDLKNKGISSINFIIGGSNGVNKEVKNSVDMKLKFSYFTFPHQLIRLILLEQIYRWFAISNNIKYHK
- a CDS encoding ABC transporter ATP-binding protein, with the protein product MDKKNRLHKEIMVSQAIGKSFNNKVILEGISFSIYKKEIVSLLGPSGIGKSTLLNILSGIEKPTVGKVEMFIEKVGYVFQDDRLLPWLTLFENIRLVNISGNINMVQEILKTVGLEAYANYYPYQLSGGMRQRGSIARAMYYAGELLFLDEAFKSLDEYKRIELLNLLLTLKESIGLSSLFVTHDIEEAIYVSDRILVLNGEPAKIIKEINIKEKRIEGKLSLKDETEIRRKILHSLYEKTINKEE